TTACTCCTTTAGCCGTTGTCCAGATTTGCCACAGAGCGGATTTGCGCTGAAGCGGTTTCTACGATCTGGTTGAGGTTGCTGATTATTTGATTAATGTCCTCGTTCTGCGTGGCCGAGGTCTGGCCGTAAGTTGTTGCGCTGCCGCCCTGCCAGGCAGAACTGAGCATCTGCTGCTGGCTGTCTTCGATCTTCTGCAGCGTCGCGACCGCCTGATTGCGAGCGTCTTCAATTTGCTGGATTTTCGACTGTGCCTCAGCCTGCGTAAGTGCAAGTGTCATTGCCTCGTGCCGTTCCCTTTCTCATTCGGATGTTTTTTGCCCGTGCGGCGACGCGCGCGTTGGGTGCTAAATTGCGCCCCCACCGCAAGCCGCCCACCCCTCCTCGGCGAGTCCGACGAGTTGTCCGATCGCTTGACCGAAGACATGGTCGGAACCCGGTTTGAGGGTGGTCCACAGTTCCCCTGTCGGAGATGCGCTCGGCGCACCGATGATGCGCCCACGTTTGGTGTAGAACACCGCCACCGCGGCCGGACCGCGTGAAATCCGGTCTTCGTAATCGGCCAGTGCGGAATAGACAATCTCGACGAATGCTTGACGCGATGCCATTGCGGACCCCAGCAGCATCGCGGCGTCGGAGTCGGCCCCCAGAGCACGAATCCGGTCCGCCAGTGCCAGGGCGTCATGGGTGCCGGTCAAACATTCCGACATCATCTGCAGCGGCGCCCCGACAGGCAGAATGTCCGCCGGTCGGCCCGGTGGTAGTTCCGCTCGAAGCGCCAGCGTTGCATCGCCTAACTCGGTGCCGTGCCCGATCATTCGCAACTGGATCTCGGCTCCGATCCGACGCGCGAGCACGCAGAGCGACCCGCGCCGCACCACACTCACCCGCGCTATACCATCGGGCGTCACCATCCGCATCACCAGCGCCCGATCGGGACGCTCCAGTGCCTGCAGCACCGGCGGCAAGTCGGGGTGCACACCGTCTAGGGTGAATAGCTTGCGCGACAACAACTCTCGCGAGGCCTGCCGGAATGCCGCAGCACGCACGTCCACTGTGCCGTGCCGCGGTCGCGGCGGCAGAACAGCCGGAAGGTCGTGGACGCCGACGCGCAGCGCCGCCACCCGGAGTTGATCCTCAGTCAGCGTCAGCCGATTCGCGAGGGCTGTGGTCACAGCGTCAGCCCCTTGTCGACACCGATCACCGGTGGTGAAACCCAGCGATCGGAGACCTGCTCCAGTGTCGGTTCGGGCGCATCGGCAAACTGGGGCGGTTCCGGCTCGCCGGGCGCCACGAGTTCGTCGAACAAGGAGGAATCCGGACCCCAACTCGCGTGCGACACCACGAACGGCGCATCGCTGCGTTGCGCCGCCGGCAGCCACGAGGGGTTGTCCTCGGACAGGCCGGCGCCGCTCTCACCACCGTCGTCGAGGGTGGTGACCAACGATGATTGGTGCTCGCGGGAGTTGGCCCCGCGTCCGAGGGCGGCCATCGGGCCGTATCCGGTGCCCATCGGAGCAGTACCTGACAACCCGGCGACCGACCCGCTGGTGCGCGACGTCTTGGTGGCGCTAGTCGACCTGACCTCGGTTGCGCGAAACGGTGCCAGCGGAGGCGGCGCCAAGCCCGCTGCGGCGCTGTGGGCTCCGACGCTGCCGGCGTGTTCGTCGGCGTGCGCCTGCTGCTCGGCCTTCAGCGCGCCACCGTCACACACCGCGGGCGGAGGCGGCTGGTCCCACGGCGCGGCGAGCGCCTCACACGCCTCCTCGTATCCGTACATCGCCGCCGAAGCGCTCACCTGATGGGTTGTCACCGCCTGATCGAGCTCGGCGAATTGCCCGTTGAGGATCGCCCCGTTGTACGCGGCGAGCGACGTCATGACGTCATGGGCTGTCTGCGCCTCGACGGCCTCGGAGATGCTCGGCATGCCAAGCACCGCAACACTGTAGGCAACGGCCGCCTCCTCGGCGCGCTGCCCATTACCGGCCGCGCTCAGGCTGATCGACTGCAGCCATTCGCCGAACGCTTCGAGTTTGCGGGCCGCCGCATCGGCCCCACGGCTGGCGAACGCGCCCTTGATCTTGTCAACAATTTTGTTGTAGTCCTCGGAAATGCTTGCCCATTCGTCGGCGACTCGCACCCAGGCGGCACCAGCCTGCCCGACCGACATCGGACCGGGTCCGTCGGCGAGGTCGCGGGCAAGCTGCTCTGCACTGCGCGATTCCCATGCGACATTGGTAAATCCCATGCCTAGACCTCCTTTCCGAGCTGAGGGGACGGCACCGTATCAAACAGCGAAGTCTTGTTCGGCTGCCACCACGTTGTCGGTGTGCGCCCGCAATGTCGCGGCCACCTGCCGGATCTCTTTTGTTGCCTGATCGGTCGACTTGCCGAACGACGAGTGAACTTCGTTGAGAGTCGAAGCGACCCGGCGGGACACCTCGTCGCGCGCCGGAGCCACGGTGGTCAGGTTCGCCGCTTCGTTCTGCATCAGTTTTTCGGCGCGGGCCGCCAATTGGTCCAGTTGCCGGGTCGCGTCGGCCACTTCCTCGGGCTGCATCCGCAATTCAGCTGAGCTTGTCATAGCGAAACTCCTTACTTAAATCCTCAATTCGATGTCCGGGCTGGCGACTGTTTCCGGCTGTCCGATCACAGCCGGGGCAACGCTGCCGAGATCGCCGACGATCTCATCGCCTTGGTCAGAGGTATGCAGGAATGCCGCGGCAGTGTGGCTGCGCCCCGCGCTGGCCCGGGCGCCGCCCGCCATTGGTGCACCACCCATCATCGGGGCTCCGCTCATGGGCGGTGGCGACAACGCACCGGCACTCATCGCTTCGGGGGCCGCATCAGTCACCGGAACGGTCGGCGCCGACGACAACCGCGACTGGATGGTTTCCAACGGAACTCCGCTCGGCGGAACGATACCCGCGCCTCCGCCCCCTCCGGCGCCAGACCTTCCCGCGCCTGGGTTAAGGCCGGACGGCCCACCGGAAGCTCCAGGAGCCCCCGACGGCGTCGGAACACCGGCACCGGCACCGGCGCCTTGCATGGCACTCGTTGCCGCGCCGACGCCTTCCATGGCGGGCATGGCAACCGCCTGCACCAGGGGGGTGAACGCCGACGCAGGTGCGGAGCCCGCGGCGGCGGGAGCGCTGGCTGCCGCACCTGGTGCTGCAAGGAGGTTGGTGCCCAGCCCCGATACGGCGGTCGCCGCCGACGACGGAGTACCTGCCGTGGCAAGTCCCGGGCCCGTTATCCGCGCCGAACTCAACGACACCGGAGCTCCGACCGCGGTGGTGTTAGCCGATTCAGTGCCCAGGCTGCCCTGCAATTCGGTCATCACGGCGGTGGACATCGTGACCGCCTGATTCGCGGCCGCGATTGCCTGGGCAATTCCCCACGGGAAGATGATGTTTGGCCCGATCGCCGCGATGGTCGCCGAAAACTGATTCAGGATCGCGATGAGCTGCGACTGTGCCTGCTGCACACTGGCTGCTGCCGTGGACAAGCTGTTGCTCAAAGCGGTTGCCTGACTGGATACTTGGGTGCCATCGGTCAGTGCGGCACTGGTTTGGGCCATGGCCGCGGTCGCGGCGTCCCCTTGCCAGGCGCCGGCGACGTTGGCCATGGCCGGCTGCACCAGTTGCGCCGCCGAGCCGAGCGTGTTCGAAATGCCGCTCAGCATCTGGGACGGATCCAGATTCGAAAACACACCGGGTCCCAGCATCCCCAGAGCATCCGTGACGGGCTGGATCATCTGAGTCAACAGGCTGGTCAACATGCCGGTCATTTGGTTGCCCGTTGCGCCGGGAGGCGGTGCAGCGGGTGGGGGCGCATCCGACGGCGGCGCAGGTTGCGGCAACGGCGGCACACCTAGCTGCGCCAGGATGTTCTGCACCGGCTGATTCAGGTAATCGCCGAGGTCGGATTCACTCGCGTTGATGATCGGCCCCGGGTCGGCCCCGGGCGAGGTCTGCGCCGATTGATGGCTTGGCACAGTTGAAGATATGGGCGTGACCGGGGGTGGCGACGCCGCTTGTTTGATTACTGGCATACCTGCCCAATGTCACAATTCGTCGGCGACTACGAAAGACGCGTTGGCGGCCTGCGTCGCCGCCCCGATGCCTGCATGCACCCGCCCCAGCTGCAGGGTGGCTGCCAAATTGTTGGCCTGGGCCGGTGCGTAGGCGGCTAGATAGCTTGCGCCTATCGGACCCAGCGCAGCGGCCGCCGCAGCCAGCATTCCGCCAGCATCGGCAGAACCCGAGGACGAGATCGCCTCTCCGGCAGCGGCATTGGTGGCAGCGAAAGCTTCGAGTGCTGGCGGAATCACTGAAAGGACCACGTGCATAACCCCCTTCGCGACGCCAGGCCGGACCGGCCCACGCCGCATCTCTAAGACGACCAATCTAAGACGACCAAGGCGATGCCCCTTCACATTAGCGCGGCTCCACCGCGGATTTTGGGCGCGCCGCGACACTGACAACGATGCCTGTCCTCACAGCTGAGCGGGTTTGACTCTCAGCGACCCGCGTGACGATCGCGCCATGGGCGCTGGCTAAAAGTGCTGGCATAGAAGCACTTTCGCAAACGCAATGGTGATAAGCGCCTCGGGCGTGAACCGGTGCCCCTAAAAGCACCCACCGGGCAACGCCGAGCAGCGCGCGGACCGTATCGTTATCCGTCTAACCAGTACGAACCGGAAAGGATGCGTCCGTGGCGCGAAGCGACAATGACACCTGGAATTTGGCGACGAGCGTGGGGGCCACCGCCACCATGGTTGCCGCCGGACGGGCACGGGCCACCAAGGACCGACTCATCGATGATCCGTTCGCCGAGCCGCTGGTGCGCGCCGTGGGGGTCGACTTTTTCACCCGATGGGCCAACGGCGACATCGACACCACCGACGTCGACGAGCCCGGCGCCCCGTGGGGCATGCAGCGCATGACCGACTTGCTGGCGGCGCGCACCCGCTATATCGACACGTTCTTCGCGAAAGCCCAGGACGACGCGGCTCACATCCGCCAAATCGTCATCCTGGCTT
This Mycobacterium simiae DNA region includes the following protein-coding sequences:
- a CDS encoding WXG100 family type VII secretion target, which encodes MPSHQSAQTSPGADPGPIINASESDLGDYLNQPVQNILAQLGVPPLPQPAPPSDAPPPAAPPPGATGNQMTGMLTSLLTQMIQPVTDALGMLGPGVFSNLDPSQMLSGISNTLGSAAQLVQPAMANVAGAWQGDAATAAMAQTSAALTDGTQVSSQATALSNSLSTAAASVQQAQSQLIAILNQFSATIAAIGPNIIFPWGIAQAIAAANQAVTMSTAVMTELQGSLGTESANTTAVGAPVSLSSARITGPGLATAGTPSSAATAVSGLGTNLLAAPGAAASAPAAAGSAPASAFTPLVQAVAMPAMEGVGAATSAMQGAGAGAGVPTPSGAPGASGGPSGLNPGAGRSGAGGGGGAGIVPPSGVPLETIQSRLSSAPTVPVTDAAPEAMSAGALSPPPMSGAPMMGGAPMAGGARASAGRSHTAAAFLHTSDQGDEIVGDLGSVAPAVIGQPETVASPDIELRI
- a CDS encoding PE domain-containing protein is translated as MTSSAELRMQPEEVADATRQLDQLAARAEKLMQNEAANLTTVAPARDEVSRRVASTLNEVHSSFGKSTDQATKEIRQVAATLRAHTDNVVAAEQDFAV
- a CDS encoding ESX secretion-associated protein EspG, with the protein product MTTALANRLTLTEDQLRVAALRVGVHDLPAVLPPRPRHGTVDVRAAAFRQASRELLSRKLFTLDGVHPDLPPVLQALERPDRALVMRMVTPDGIARVSVVRRGSLCVLARRIGAEIQLRMIGHGTELGDATLALRAELPPGRPADILPVGAPLQMMSECLTGTHDALALADRIRALGADSDAAMLLGSAMASRQAFVEIVYSALADYEDRISRGPAAVAVFYTKRGRIIGAPSASPTGELWTTLKPGSDHVFGQAIGQLVGLAEEGWAACGGGAI
- a CDS encoding PPE domain-containing protein, which gives rise to MGFTNVAWESRSAEQLARDLADGPGPMSVGQAGAAWVRVADEWASISEDYNKIVDKIKGAFASRGADAAARKLEAFGEWLQSISLSAAGNGQRAEEAAVAYSVAVLGMPSISEAVEAQTAHDVMTSLAAYNGAILNGQFAELDQAVTTHQVSASAAMYGYEEACEALAAPWDQPPPPAVCDGGALKAEQQAHADEHAGSVGAHSAAAGLAPPPLAPFRATEVRSTSATKTSRTSGSVAGLSGTAPMGTGYGPMAALGRGANSREHQSSLVTTLDDGGESGAGLSEDNPSWLPAAQRSDAPFVVSHASWGPDSSLFDELVAPGEPEPPQFADAPEPTLEQVSDRWVSPPVIGVDKGLTL